The genomic region GCGGCGCCGTACTGAGCGAAGCTGTCGGGAAATTCATTTTTGAGCAATTCGGCGGCGCGATAGGCCAAGTTGGTGCGATCGCACGGAACTTGCGGGTGATTGCAGTGAATTTGAAAGTCTTCGATGCCGTTGGGGCGCACTTTGACGCGATCGCACAGGCCGATACTTTGCATGACCATCGCCAATTCGTGGTAGCCGTCGGGGCGATCGCCGATAATTTCCAAGTACAAGTTAATTTTTGCAGGGGCAAGCAGGGTATACGCGCGCATCTTTTCGTTTACGATTGCAAGTTAACCGGGGCGAGCTGCAAAGAATTGCTCAAAGCGACCCACTCGGCGACACCGAGATCTTCGGCGCGGCTTTGCGGGTTGATTTCTAATCGTTCCAACAATTGTGTCAGGCGATCGCGATCGACGAGCGCTTTGAGATTATTTCTTAACATCTTGCGCTTGCTACTAAACCCGACTTTCACCAGGGTTTCCAACTGTTTCGGGTTGTCGGCGGGGGTGACAATTTCCCGAGGCAACAGGCGCACCACTGCGGAATCGACTTTCGGCGGCGGATAAAACGCTTTGGCGCGCACGTCGCAGACAAACTCGCAATCGGCTAAATATTGGACGCGCACGGACAAGGCGCCGAAATGTTTCGATCCGGGATTGGCGCGCAAGCGTAGGGCAACTTCTTTCTGGACGAGCAAGACGATCGCCTTGTAGGGGTGGGAATGGGGAGCGGCGATCGTGCCGAGCAGTTTTTCTAAAATCGGTCCGGTGATGTTGTAGGGAATGTTGGCGACAACTTTATTGGGATTGTGGAACAGTTCGGGGGTGGTTGGCAAGATCTTTTCGAGATCTAATTCGAGAATATCGCCTTGTAGGAGTAAAAAGTTGTCGCGATCGCCCAATTTTTTCGTCAATTTGGCACATAAATCGCGGTCGATTTCGACGGCGATCGCCGATCGAGCGGCACTCAATAATTGTCGGGTTAAAATCCCCGTCCCCGGTCCGATTTCTAAGACGCGATCGTCTGGGGAGAGGTCGGCAGCTTTGACGATCGAAGCGAGGGCGCGATCGCTTCTGAGCCAATGTTGGGCGAATCGTTTTCGAGGTCGGGAAGAGGGCATGAGCGATCGGCAATCGGGATTTTTCAGGTGATCTTTTATTGTACGGGGGCGATCGCCCGATGACAATCTCGCGCTCGCGGTTTTAACGGGCGATCGTGGCCAATTTCGCCGCTTTTGGGCAAGGTTGGGAAAGGGTACGGGCGATCGTGTCGAGACAACGGCGATCGCTGACCATCCAGCGATGCAAACCCACGGAAATTTTAACTTCATCTCCCACGGGCAATTGCGAACTGTTGGCAGGGAGAATCATTAAATCGAAGGGGGTCCAGATCGAGGTAAAATTAACCCGACTCAAGGTTTCGATCGCGTCGCGATTGAGGTCTTGCAAAAAGGGGCTATTCGGACGCATTTGGATACTGCCTTCGAGGGCTAAAGCGTATCCGGTCCAGGTTCCGTTATGGGGCGAGGAAATCGTGATGAAGCGCTCGACGCGATCGACTCCCCCCAACCGTTGCAAGTAATACCGACTGACGAGACCGCCCATGCTAAAACCGAGAAGGTCGAACGGGCGATCGCCGGGGAAATGACGATCCGCATAGTCGCGCACTTGTTGGGCGAGTCGGTCGAGTCCGACGGAACTATCATTCGGTTCGAGATCGACGGTGTGAACCTCCCATCCGTATTGTCGTAAATAAGCCGACATCGGTTTAAAAATCGTTCCTTTATCCCAAATTCCGTGAACGAGGAGAACGGGGTTTTTCCGAATAGAGTTCTGCATGGGTTTTTGACTCCCGGCGTAGGTCATTTCAGTGGCTGTGAGTTTAGTGTACGTTGCCCCGCCCGGGAAGGGCGATCGGCCCGGGACAGTTTCTCAGG from Oxynema aestuarii AP17 harbors:
- the rsmA gene encoding 16S rRNA (adenine(1518)-N(6)/adenine(1519)-N(6))-dimethyltransferase RsmA, coding for MPSSRPRKRFAQHWLRSDRALASIVKAADLSPDDRVLEIGPGTGILTRQLLSAARSAIAVEIDRDLCAKLTKKLGDRDNFLLLQGDILELDLEKILPTTPELFHNPNKVVANIPYNITGPILEKLLGTIAAPHSHPYKAIVLLVQKEVALRLRANPGSKHFGALSVRVQYLADCEFVCDVRAKAFYPPPKVDSAVVRLLPREIVTPADNPKQLETLVKVGFSSKRKMLRNNLKALVDRDRLTQLLERLEINPQSRAEDLGVAEWVALSNSLQLAPVNLQS
- a CDS encoding esterase/lipase family protein; the encoded protein is MQNSIRKNPVLLVHGIWDKGTIFKPMSAYLRQYGWEVHTVDLEPNDSSVGLDRLAQQVRDYADRHFPGDRPFDLLGFSMGGLVSRYYLQRLGGVDRVERFITISSPHNGTWTGYALALEGSIQMRPNSPFLQDLNRDAIETLSRVNFTSIWTPFDLMILPANSSQLPVGDEVKISVGLHRWMVSDRRCLDTIARTLSQPCPKAAKLATIAR